Proteins found in one Helicobacter sp. NHP19-003 genomic segment:
- a CDS encoding L-serine ammonia-lyase, whose protein sequence is MYSQSITAIFKIGIGPSSSHTIGPMDACVRFCQLLQEKQILEEVARVQVILHGSLALTGKGHLTDLACVVGLSGVSAKEVSVSQRQEILQKAIKEHTLYLAKSKNVSFNLEEDILFEPKVLSLHENGMEVCAFNSKQDLLLKEIYYSTGGGFIYTEEELKNKKADSAKPQHNAFDFSSAKELVELCEKHHTHIAGIVDLHESTLFGQNYARTYCLEIYKAMLECYKSGVSSQEKQLPGYIGMARLAPKVHARLSQHPSQADPLAMVDYATLYARAVSEENACGHKVVTAPTNGACGVVPAVLLYCHHHIKPLETEQIVDFLLTCAAVGYLYKKNASLSGAEAGCQAEVGTASSMAAAGFAFVLGGNVRQVLSAAEIAMEHHLGLTCDPVGGLVQIPCIERNVVGTIKAISSARLALEDGYQAKVSLDDVISTMYEVGKALDSKYKETSLGGLATHVHIPKC, encoded by the coding sequence ATTTACAGCCAGTCCATCACTGCTATTTTTAAAATAGGCATCGGCCCCAGTTCTTCGCACACCATAGGCCCTATGGATGCTTGTGTGCGCTTTTGTCAACTCTTGCAAGAAAAACAAATCCTTGAGGAGGTGGCTAGGGTGCAGGTGATCTTGCATGGCTCGTTGGCTTTGACTGGCAAGGGGCATTTAACGGATTTAGCCTGCGTGGTTGGCTTAAGCGGGGTGAGTGCTAAAGAAGTGAGCGTGTCCCAAAGGCAAGAAATTTTACAAAAAGCGATTAAAGAACACACCTTGTACTTAGCCAAGAGCAAGAATGTTTCTTTTAATCTTGAAGAGGATATTCTCTTTGAACCCAAGGTCTTGAGTTTGCACGAAAATGGCATGGAGGTGTGTGCTTTCAACAGCAAACAAGATTTATTGCTCAAGGAAATTTATTATTCCACAGGGGGCGGGTTTATTTACACAGAAGAGGAGCTCAAAAATAAGAAAGCCGACTCGGCCAAACCCCAACACAACGCTTTTGATTTTTCTAGTGCCAAAGAATTAGTGGAGTTGTGTGAAAAGCACCACACACACATCGCCGGTATTGTAGATTTACACGAGAGTACACTATTTGGACAAAATTATGCCCGCACCTACTGCCTAGAAATTTACAAAGCGATGCTAGAGTGCTATAAAAGTGGCGTGTCTTCGCAAGAAAAACAGCTCCCCGGCTACATCGGTATGGCGCGCCTAGCCCCCAAAGTCCACGCCCGCTTGAGCCAGCACCCTAGCCAAGCCGACCCACTTGCCATGGTGGACTACGCCACGCTCTACGCGCGGGCGGTGAGTGAAGAAAATGCCTGCGGGCACAAGGTCGTTACTGCCCCCACGAATGGAGCTTGCGGGGTGGTACCGGCGGTGCTGCTCTATTGCCACCACCACATTAAACCTTTGGAAACCGAGCAAATCGTGGATTTCTTGCTCACTTGTGCAGCAGTGGGGTATTTATACAAAAAGAACGCCTCTTTGAGCGGAGCGGAGGCGGGTTGCCAAGCCGAAGTGGGTACCGCCTCTTCAATGGCAGCAGCAGGCTTTGCCTTTGTCTTGGGTGGTAATGTGCGCCAAGTTTTGAGCGCTGCCGAGATTGCGATGGAGCACCATTTGGGCTTGACCTGCGACCCTGTAGGCGGGTTGGTACAAATCCCCTGCATTGAGCGCAATGTCGTGGGGACGATCAAGGCGATTTCTTCAGCCCGCCTAGCCCTAGAAGATGGCTACCAAGCTAAAGTGAGCCTAGATGATGTGATCTCTACGATGTATGAAGTCGGCAAGGCACTAGACTCTAAATACAAAGAAACTTCGCTAGGCGGATTAGCCACGCATGTACACATCCCCAAATGTTAG
- a CDS encoding thioredoxin family protein — MEVLTSQNYQEKISQGAVVVDVGANWCPDCRKISPMMDALAKDYSQVKIFKVDFDQSEDLRESLGIKRIPTLIFYKDGKEVGQRLVEPDTKNIIEAEFKKLV, encoded by the coding sequence ATGGAAGTTTTAACAAGCCAAAATTATCAAGAAAAGATAAGTCAGGGAGCGGTGGTGGTCGATGTGGGGGCAAATTGGTGTCCAGATTGCCGCAAAATTTCCCCCATGATGGACGCTTTAGCCAAGGATTACAGCCAAGTGAAAATCTTTAAAGTGGATTTTGACCAAAGCGAAGATTTAAGAGAAAGTCTAGGCATTAAACGCATCCCGACTTTAATTTTCTACAAAGATGGCAAAGAAGTGGGGCAAAGATTGGTCGAGCCCGACACAAAAAACATCATCGAAGCGGAATTTAAAAAGCTCGTGTAG